One Antennarius striatus isolate MH-2024 chromosome 17, ASM4005453v1, whole genome shotgun sequence genomic window carries:
- the grhl3 gene encoding grainyhead-like protein 3 homolog, producing MTKETETLGLVFQSENFNYSRFTNHIMDSWSYLESPVTEQNHSKPRLHPGDDLAALTMLYEQCKVEKKDQKIASCNRGASICKTERTPNTNDFVSLPESVHLNHHQEVLGSKHNSLPSSVATTSDTYATLTSVVAETYDKQELNSIFDSLLQKWPESGAFPDPNTEALPYTDPFPEDQSSPVYSGYSDSPPEKFRSDFQFSLGAPLASPYKSNELPMVYLNKGQFYPITLHGVDSSACLNSTKVKTVVMAVFENDKSPEMQLRFWNHWHARQPTAKQRVIDIADYKEVFSGISNIEEVAFNALSFVWNPKEEAKVYIGINSLSTDFSSQKGVKGLPLNIQVDTYDFSSGTNQLIHRAACQVKIFCDKGAERKMRDEERKRTKRRIKNDANTNKSVVSSSMGSECTFFQTLDDHVSLPVLFIPETHLSSLQRMAPPMDDSDRGSLKRLYQDREPNCSPANKQSRREDPQKVLLYLRTGPEEVFDALMLSTPTLSGLREAVSEKYGMQKDTIGKIYKKCKRGILVNMDNNIIEHYTNQSAFLIEMTEVIAGQFQLTLIEV from the exons ATGACAAAAGAGACTGA GACCCTGGGACTGGTCTTTCAGAGTGAGAACTTCAACTACAGTCGTTTCACTAACCACATCATGGATTCCTGGTCCTACCTGGAGAGCCCTGTCACCGAACAGAACCATTCCAAACCTAGACTCCACCCAGGAGATGACCTTGCAGCGTTAACCATGCTTTATGAGCAGTGCAAAGTAGAAAAG AAAGACCAGAAGATTGCTTCTTGCAACCGTGGTGCCAGCATCTGCAAAACAGAGAG GACTCCAAACACCAATGACTTTGTTTCACTCCCTGAGAGTGTTCACTTAAACCATCACCAAGAGGTTCTGGGATCCAAGCACAACTCGCTGCCCAGCTCTGTTGCTACCACCTCAGACACCTACGCCACCCTGACCAGTGTCGTAGCAGAAACCTATGACAAGCAGGAGCTCAATAGCATCTTTGACTCGCTGCTACAGAAGTGGCCAGAATCCGGTGCTTTCCCTGACCCCAACACTGAG GCTCTTCCTTACACCGATCCTTTCCCCGAGGACCAGTCCAGCCCGGTCTACTCTGGCTACTCTGACTCTCCTCCGGAGAAGTTCAGGAGTGATTTTCAGTTTTCCCTGGGAGCTCCCCTAGCTTCTCCTTACAAGTCCAATGAGCTGCCCATGGTCTACTTGAACAAGGGCCAGTTCTACCCGATCACACTCCATGGAGTTGACAGCAGCGCCTGCCTCAATTCCACCAAAGTCAAG ACGGTGGTGATGGCTGTGTTTGAGAATGACAAGAGCCCAGAGATGCAGCTCCGCTTTTGGAATCACTGGCATGCACGCCAGCCAACTGCAAAGCAAAGGGTTATTGACATTG CGGACTACAAAGAAGTTTTCAGCGGCATTAGCAACATAGAGGAGGTGGCCTTCAATGCTCTCTCCTTCGTCTGGAACCCCAAGGAAGAAGCCAAG GTGTACATTGGCATTAACTCCCTGAGCACAGACTTCTCCTCTCAGAAGGGAGTGAAAGGCCTTCCTCTAAACATACAAGTCGACACGTATGACTTCAGCTCAGGAACCAACCAGCTCATACACAGAGCTGCATGCCAAGTCAAGATTTTCTGTGATAAG ggtgcCGAGAGAAAGATGCGTGATGAAGAAAGGAAGAGAACCAAAAGGAGGATAAAGAATGATGCTAACA ctAACAAATCTGTAGTCAGCAGCTCCATGGGCAGTGAATGTACCTTCTTCCAAACCCTGGATGATCATGTTTCCTTGCCAGTTCTCTTTATCCCAGAAACACATCTCTCCAGTTTACAGCGCATG GCCCCTCCCATGGACGACAGTGACAG GGGTTCTTTAAAGAGATTGTATCAAGACAGAGAACCGAACTGCTCTCCAGCCAACAAGCAAAGTCGCAGAGAAGACCCCCAAAAAG TTCTGCTTTACCTGAGGACGGGCCCCGAGGAGGTGTTTGATGCTCTCATGCTCAGCACGCCAACGCTGTCAGGCCTACGGGAAGCA GTTTCAGAAAAGTATGGTATGCAAAAAGACACCATTGGGAAAATctacaaaaaatgcaaaagagg GATTCTCGTCAACATGGACAATAACATCATCGAACACTACACCAACCAGTCGGCCTTCCTCATTGAGATGACAGAGGTCATCGCCGGCCAGTTCCAGCTCACCCTCATTGAAGTATGA
- the cldn23l gene encoding claudin-23: MHTPASMVMGIVFAPLGLVLVFTAAITPQWREGRARLGMVGPGSILRAGLKGQGMGSRSKSAESLLLLRSDGLWESCLQVEHSELKQCWPVAGPYQRDPRLRLAQGLVLTSLFLCGTGIVLACIGVRCWTDIPLRGVAATGGALVVISGVLSLTALGVYTHNLERLGIVDPSHGINNPRFPHLSLQPAGSLYFGWLGSCLQVLGGSALLFSFKSPRCPTCPSCPDVPACRSCQEITHKADVDMYEVSC; this comes from the coding sequence ATGCACACTCCAGCCTCCATGGTGATGGGGATCGTCTTTGCCCCTTTGGGGTTGGTTCTGGTTTTCACTGCCGCCATCACCCCTCAATGGAGAGAGGGACGGGCACGTCTGGGCATGGTGGGGCCGGGGTCAATTCTACGGGCGGGACTGAAAGGTCAAGGGATGGGATCCAGGTCCAAGTCAGCGGAGTCGCTGCTTCTGCTGAGATCTGATGGGCTTTGGGAGAGTTGCCTGCAGGTGGAGCACTCGGAGCTGAAGCAGTGCTGGCCTGTAGCGGGTCCATACCAGAGGGATCCCAGGCTTCGCCTGGCGCAAGGTTTGGTCCTGACCTCACTCTTCCTGTGTGGTACCGGCATTGTCCTGGCATGCATCGGGGTCCGCTGTTGGACAGATATACCTCTGAGAGGTGTAGCAGCAACAGGTGGAGCCCTGGTGGTGATTTCTGGGGTGCTGAGCCTGACTGCCCTTGGGGTGTACACCCACAACCTTGAAAGATTAGGGATAGTAGACCCAAGTCATGGGATCAACAACCCCAGATTCCCCCATCTGAGCCTGCAGCCTGCTGGGTCACTTTACTTCGGATGGCTGGGTTCCTGCTTACAGGTGCTGGGAGGAAGTGCTCTGCTGTTCAGCTTCAAAAGCCCCAGATGCCCAACCTGTCCTTCCTGTCCAGACGTACCCGCCTGTCGCTCATGTCAAGAGATCACCCACAAGGCAGACGTGGATATGTATGAAGTCAGCTGTTAG